One stretch of Amycolatopsis tolypomycina DNA includes these proteins:
- a CDS encoding methionyl-tRNA formyltransferase: MRVAMFGYQTWGHRTLQALIDAGHEVALVVTHPKSDHAYERIWADSVADLAEEHGIRVLLRNRPDDAELLAELKAADLDLIVANNWRTWLPPEIFELPRHGTLNIHDSLLPAYAGFSPLIWAMINGEPEVGVTAHMMDGELDAGDIVLQRAIPVGPADTTTDLFHRTVDLIAPITAEAISLIETGYTPVPQDRSKASFFHKRAKRDSLIDWTLPPADIERFVRALSDPYPNAFAYHRGQELRILKASVSEGHYGGTPGRIFIREGDGVVIVAGPDARRGQSPGLLVERVRTADGTDLPAHEYFKTMGGYLTDRP; encoded by the coding sequence ATGCGCGTGGCGATGTTCGGCTACCAGACCTGGGGGCACCGGACCCTCCAGGCGCTCATCGACGCCGGCCACGAGGTCGCCCTCGTGGTCACCCACCCGAAGAGCGACCACGCCTACGAGCGGATCTGGGCCGACTCGGTCGCCGACCTCGCCGAGGAGCACGGCATCCGGGTGCTGCTGCGCAACCGCCCGGACGACGCCGAGCTGCTGGCCGAGCTCAAGGCCGCCGACCTCGACCTGATCGTCGCGAACAACTGGCGCACCTGGCTGCCGCCGGAGATCTTCGAGCTGCCGCGGCACGGCACCCTGAACATCCACGACTCGCTGCTGCCGGCGTACGCGGGCTTCTCGCCGCTCATCTGGGCCATGATCAACGGCGAGCCGGAAGTCGGCGTCACCGCCCACATGATGGACGGCGAGCTCGACGCCGGTGACATCGTGCTGCAGCGCGCGATCCCGGTCGGGCCGGCCGACACCACGACCGACCTCTTCCACCGCACGGTCGACCTCATCGCGCCGATCACCGCCGAAGCCATCTCACTGATCGAGACGGGCTACACCCCGGTGCCGCAGGACCGGTCGAAGGCGAGCTTCTTCCACAAGCGGGCCAAGCGGGACAGCCTCATCGACTGGACCCTGCCGCCGGCGGACATCGAGCGGTTCGTGCGCGCGCTGTCCGACCCGTACCCGAACGCGTTCGCCTACCACCGCGGCCAGGAGCTGCGGATCCTCAAGGCGTCGGTGTCGGAGGGGCACTACGGCGGCACGCCGGGCCGGATCTTCATCCGGGAAGGCGACGGCGTGGTGATCGTCGCCGGGCCGGACGCCCGTCGCGGGCAGTCCCCCGGCCTGCTCGTCGAGCGCGTCCGCACCGCCGACGGCACCGATCTGCCCGCGCACGAGTACTTCAAGACGATGGGCGGGTACCTGACCGACCGGCCGTGA
- a CDS encoding lysine N(6)-hydroxylase/L-ornithine N(5)-oxygenase family protein encodes MTAEVPIYDIVGVGFGPSNLALAIALAEHNAGSAAQGKPVTAHFLERQPRFGWHRGMLIDTATMQVSFLKDLVTMRNPTSEFSFLNYLHAAGRLVDFINHKNLFPLRVEFHDYFEWAAAKVDDVVSYGTEVVAIKPVYDGGEIAYFDVEASDGSSLRARNLVMGTGLRAQLPDGVTSGERVWHNSELLFRVEGLKNADPKRFVVVGAGQSAAEVAALLHDEFPRAEVCAVFARYGYSPADDSSFANRIFAPEAVDQFYRAGEPVKDRLMRYHGATNYSAVDIDLIDELYRRVYREKVLGVERLRLFNVSRPVEVTDAGTVTVESLTTGAQTVLDADAVVYATGYRPADPTPLLGELGPRCLRDDEGRLRVERDYRLVTEAPLRGGIYLQGGTEHTHGITSSLLSNTAVRVGEILQSVVDRRVVAAPAGELAVSAR; translated from the coding sequence ATGACTGCAGAGGTCCCGATCTACGACATCGTCGGCGTGGGCTTCGGACCGTCGAACCTGGCCCTCGCGATCGCCCTCGCCGAGCACAACGCCGGTAGCGCCGCTCAAGGGAAGCCAGTGACCGCGCACTTCCTCGAGCGGCAGCCGCGCTTCGGCTGGCACCGCGGGATGCTGATCGACACCGCCACGATGCAGGTGTCGTTCCTCAAGGACCTGGTCACCATGCGGAACCCGACCAGCGAGTTCAGCTTCCTCAACTACCTGCACGCCGCCGGGCGGCTGGTCGACTTCATCAACCACAAGAACCTCTTCCCGCTGCGCGTGGAGTTCCACGACTACTTCGAGTGGGCGGCCGCGAAGGTCGACGACGTCGTCTCCTACGGCACCGAGGTCGTCGCGATCAAGCCGGTGTACGACGGTGGCGAGATCGCCTATTTCGACGTCGAGGCCTCGGACGGTTCGTCGCTGCGGGCCCGGAACCTGGTGATGGGCACCGGTCTGCGCGCCCAGCTGCCCGACGGCGTCACCAGCGGCGAGCGGGTCTGGCACAACAGCGAGCTGCTGTTCCGCGTCGAGGGCCTGAAGAACGCCGACCCGAAGCGGTTCGTCGTGGTCGGCGCCGGCCAGAGCGCGGCCGAGGTCGCCGCGTTGCTGCACGACGAGTTCCCGCGCGCCGAGGTGTGCGCGGTGTTCGCCCGCTACGGCTACAGCCCGGCCGACGACAGCTCGTTCGCCAACCGGATCTTCGCACCGGAGGCCGTCGACCAGTTCTACCGCGCGGGCGAGCCGGTCAAGGACCGCCTGATGCGCTACCACGGCGCCACGAACTACTCGGCCGTCGACATCGACCTGATCGACGAGCTCTACCGGCGGGTCTACCGCGAGAAGGTGCTGGGCGTGGAACGGCTGCGGCTGTTCAACGTCTCGCGCCCGGTCGAGGTCACCGACGCCGGGACGGTGACGGTCGAGTCGTTGACGACCGGCGCGCAGACGGTCCTGGACGCCGACGCGGTCGTCTACGCCACGGGCTACCGGCCCGCGGACCCGACGCCGCTGCTCGGCGAACTGGGCCCGCGGTGCCTGCGTGACGACGAAGGCCGCCTCCGCGTCGAGCGCGACTACCGGCTGGTGACGGAAGCGCCCCTGCGCGGCGGGATCTACCTGCAGGGCGGCACCGAGCACACGCACGGCATCACGTCGTCGCTGCTGTCGAACACCGCGGTGCGGGTGGGGGAGATCCTGCAGTCCGTCGTGGACCGCCGGGTGGTCGCGGCGCCGGCCGGGGAGCTCGCCGTCAGCGCGCGGTGA
- a CDS encoding DinB family protein encodes MYVLPEKTTGPERELLEAMLDRGRLALVENVRGLSEADARIRLVPSLTTPIALVKHTAVAERRWFQWLIAGLDEAGIDGPSTPGDPSFVVSDSETIDDVIAEHERTTRRSREIAAGFSLDDRWTHPVVGEVTLRFVYLFLIEEYARHTGHGDILREQITAR; translated from the coding sequence ATGTACGTGCTGCCCGAAAAGACCACCGGCCCCGAGCGCGAACTGCTGGAGGCCATGCTCGACCGCGGCCGCCTCGCGCTCGTCGAGAACGTGCGCGGCCTCTCGGAAGCCGACGCCCGGATCCGGCTGGTCCCGTCCCTGACCACGCCGATCGCGCTGGTCAAGCACACCGCCGTCGCCGAGCGCCGCTGGTTCCAGTGGCTGATCGCCGGGCTGGACGAAGCCGGGATCGACGGTCCGTCGACGCCCGGCGACCCGAGTTTCGTCGTCTCCGACAGCGAAACCATCGACGACGTGATCGCCGAGCACGAGCGGACCACCCGGCGTTCGCGCGAGATCGCGGCGGGCTTTTCGCTCGACGACCGGTGGACGCACCCGGTCGTCGGCGAGGTCACCCTCCGCTTCGTCTACCTGTTCCTGATCGAGGAGTACGCCCGCCACACCGGCCACGGCGACATCCTGCGGGAGCAGATCACCGCGCGCTGA
- a CDS encoding ABC transporter ATP-binding protein yields MTPSLRVQDLRVAYDDRVVIDGLDLDIPAGKITAIVGANACGKSTLLRTLARLLTPKSGGVYLDGRSIHDLPTRQVAQRLGILPQSPVAPEGMTVADLVARGRAPHQSWWRQWSTSDEGAVASALAATELTDLADRPVDELSGGQRQRAWIAMAVAQDTPVLLLDEPTTYLDLAHQIDVLDLVVDLNRADGRTVVMVLHDLPQACRYADHVIAMKAGRVVASGEPAAVITEELVDEVFDVRCQVTPDPVSGTPMVIPISRHHPAPVHQA; encoded by the coding sequence ATGACACCGTCCCTGCGCGTGCAGGACCTGCGCGTCGCCTACGACGACCGGGTCGTCATCGACGGCCTCGACCTCGACATCCCCGCGGGGAAGATCACCGCGATCGTCGGGGCGAACGCGTGCGGCAAGTCGACGCTGCTGCGCACGCTGGCCCGGCTGCTGACGCCGAAGTCGGGCGGGGTCTACCTCGACGGCCGGTCGATCCACGACCTGCCGACCCGCCAGGTCGCCCAGCGCCTCGGCATCCTCCCGCAGTCCCCGGTGGCGCCCGAAGGCATGACGGTGGCCGACCTCGTCGCCCGCGGCCGCGCCCCGCACCAGAGCTGGTGGCGGCAGTGGTCCACATCGGACGAAGGCGCGGTCGCGTCCGCGTTGGCGGCCACGGAGCTGACGGACCTGGCCGACCGCCCGGTGGACGAGCTGTCGGGTGGCCAGCGCCAGCGCGCGTGGATCGCGATGGCGGTCGCCCAGGACACGCCGGTCCTGCTGCTCGACGAGCCGACGACGTACCTGGACCTGGCCCACCAGATCGACGTGCTGGACCTGGTCGTCGACCTCAACCGCGCCGACGGCCGCACGGTGGTGATGGTGCTGCACGACCTGCCGCAGGCGTGCCGGTACGCCGACCACGTGATCGCGATGAAGGCGGGCCGGGTGGTGGCCTCGGGCGAGCCGGCGGCCGTGATCACCGAAGAGCTGGTCGACGAGGTCTTCGACGTGCGCTGCCAGGTGACCCCGGACCCGGTGAGCGGGACGCCGATGGTCATCCCGATCAGCCGCCACCACCCGGCGCCGGTGCACCAGGCCTGA
- a CDS encoding FecCD family ABC transporter permease: MSLLQVRRDRVTFRLAKPAVSGRVRLRLVAVSLALAVLAFALFCLGMTIGDVPLSVSDVLSAVFGGGDSGTGYIVQELRLPRALTGLLAGLAFGASGAVFQTITRNPLASPDMIGINAGAATAVVAGISFGFGGGLGTTTLGLLGGLLTGLLVYALAWRRGTTGYRIILVGIGIFAMCTSLTDYLLSRAQITEAQASIGWLVGNLNNRGWEHVVPLACALAVLLPLVLALSRWMRTLQLGDDVAAGLGTPVQPVRLGLLLSGAGLVSFATASAGPVSFVALTAPQIAQRLARQASPPLTASALTGAVVVLGGDILARTITASPLPVGIVTGALGAPLLLWLLARANRSGSGG, translated from the coding sequence ATGAGCCTGCTGCAGGTGCGGCGCGACCGCGTCACCTTCCGCCTCGCGAAACCCGCCGTGTCCGGCCGGGTCCGGCTCCGGCTGGTGGCCGTCTCGCTGGCGCTCGCCGTGCTGGCGTTCGCGTTGTTCTGCCTGGGCATGACGATCGGCGACGTCCCACTGAGCGTGTCCGACGTCCTGTCCGCGGTGTTCGGCGGCGGCGACAGCGGCACCGGCTACATCGTGCAGGAGCTGCGGCTGCCGCGGGCGCTGACCGGGCTGCTGGCCGGGCTCGCGTTCGGCGCGTCCGGCGCGGTGTTCCAGACCATCACGCGCAACCCGCTGGCCAGCCCGGACATGATCGGCATCAACGCGGGCGCGGCCACCGCCGTCGTCGCCGGGATCTCGTTCGGCTTCGGCGGTGGCCTCGGCACCACCACGCTCGGCCTGCTCGGCGGGCTGCTGACCGGGCTGCTCGTGTACGCGCTGGCGTGGCGGCGCGGCACCACCGGCTACCGGATCATCCTGGTGGGCATCGGGATCTTCGCGATGTGCACCAGCCTGACCGACTACCTGCTCAGCCGCGCGCAGATCACCGAAGCCCAGGCGTCGATCGGCTGGCTCGTCGGCAACCTGAACAACCGCGGCTGGGAGCACGTCGTCCCGCTCGCCTGCGCTTTGGCGGTGCTGCTGCCGCTCGTGCTCGCCCTGTCGCGGTGGATGCGCACGCTGCAGCTCGGCGACGACGTGGCGGCCGGGCTCGGCACGCCGGTCCAGCCGGTGCGCCTGGGCCTGTTGCTGTCCGGCGCGGGGTTGGTGTCCTTCGCGACGGCGTCCGCGGGCCCGGTCTCGTTCGTCGCGCTGACCGCGCCGCAGATCGCGCAACGCCTGGCGCGCCAGGCGTCCCCGCCGCTGACGGCGTCCGCGCTCACCGGCGCGGTCGTGGTGCTGGGCGGCGACATCCTGGCCCGCACCATCACCGCGTCGCCGCTGCCGGTCGGCATCGTGACCGGCGCGCTGGGCGCCCCGCTGCTGCTCTGGCTGCTGGCCAGGGCCAACCGATCCGGCTCCGGAGGCTGA
- a CDS encoding FecCD family ABC transporter permease — MRTDPGGIALKRRPPHTGRALGLLAALGVLVFLCLLSVWLGSKEISFGEVWQVLWHDDGSADAVIIHSVRMPRTLLAVLVGAALGLAGTLMQALTRNPLADPGLLGVSAGAAFAIVLSITVLGVGSLYGYIWFAFAGALAATAVVYFLGTRGRSGSSPVKLALAGAAVTALLGSFTSAMVLSDPVALNRYRFWSAGSLAGVDGGSLLRVLPFLLVGVVLAIASGPALNSLALGDDVAVALGRRLGPLRLRGALAITLLTGASVAVAGPIVFLGLIVPHAVRFVIGPDHRWLLPYTAVLAPCLLLAADILGRIMARPGEVRAGVIVAFLGAPFFIWLVRRRKLVES, encoded by the coding sequence GTGCGAACAGACCCCGGAGGGATCGCTCTCAAGCGACGCCCGCCACACACGGGCCGCGCGCTCGGTCTGCTGGCCGCCCTCGGTGTCCTGGTTTTCCTGTGCCTGCTGAGCGTCTGGCTGGGGTCGAAGGAGATTTCGTTCGGCGAGGTGTGGCAGGTGCTGTGGCACGACGACGGCTCGGCCGACGCCGTGATCATCCACAGTGTCCGGATGCCGCGCACCCTCCTGGCCGTGCTGGTCGGCGCCGCGCTCGGCCTGGCCGGCACGCTCATGCAGGCGCTGACCCGCAACCCGCTGGCCGATCCGGGCCTGCTCGGCGTCAGCGCCGGGGCCGCGTTCGCCATCGTCCTGTCCATCACCGTGCTCGGCGTCGGCTCCCTCTACGGCTACATCTGGTTCGCCTTCGCCGGCGCGCTCGCCGCGACCGCGGTCGTCTACTTCCTCGGCACCCGCGGCCGCAGCGGCTCGAGCCCGGTCAAGCTCGCCCTCGCCGGGGCCGCCGTCACGGCGTTGCTCGGCTCGTTCACCAGCGCGATGGTGCTGTCGGACCCGGTGGCGCTCAACCGCTACCGCTTCTGGTCGGCCGGGTCACTCGCCGGCGTCGACGGCGGTTCGCTGCTGCGGGTCCTGCCGTTCCTCCTCGTCGGCGTGGTGCTGGCGATCGCCAGCGGGCCGGCGCTGAACAGCCTCGCGCTCGGCGACGACGTCGCGGTCGCGCTCGGCCGGCGGCTGGGCCCGCTGCGGCTGCGCGGCGCCCTGGCCATCACGCTGCTGACCGGCGCTTCCGTCGCGGTCGCCGGCCCGATCGTGTTCCTCGGCCTGATCGTCCCGCACGCCGTCCGGTTCGTCATCGGCCCGGACCACCGCTGGCTGCTGCCCTACACCGCGGTCCTCGCGCCGTGCCTGCTGCTGGCCGCCGACATCCTCGGCCGCATCATGGCGCGGCCCGGCGAAGTCCGCGCCGGCGTGATCGTCGCGTTCCTCGGCGCGCCGTTCTTCATCTGGCTGGTCCGCCGCCGCAAGCTGGTGGAGTCCTGA